The nucleotide sequence tcccggctcggttttgttgcaggttcaccggagcattcgaggatctagcaggaagcgccacgtgcccagcgtccactgataaccggttcggacaggatcatatatatatatatatatatatatagatatatatatatatatcatgcggATTGCTACGGACTTTAACATGCGGATTGCTACAGACCAATTACCATgtcatattattttaattttttaatacaacatttcctctttctattttctttttcttcttcgttCTCTCGCTGCACGCTCGTCGCCTCGTCACCGCACCTCGTCACCACCCAGGACGCTATCACTTGCTTCTACCGCACCGTCCTTTCCTCCAGCAATGAGCTGTTCACCCAAGTCGTTTGATCCGCCAACCAAGTCGGTGGCGCTTTCATGTGCGATTCATCCAAAGTTTGGAAACACACTCGATCGCAGCATTTTCAATGGTGAGCCGGCGAGAGCAGGTGAGCCGGTGGGAGCAGGTACCTGGCGAAACTCTCTACTCCACCAAATTAGCGCTAGTCGACGGCGGGAAAGGAGCACGAGATTATGATCCGATGCAAAGGGGATGAGCTCAACGCCAAGGAGTCGACAAGAAGGAGGTGGTCAGCGTGTGGAGATTGAGGTGGAATTTCAGGGGGAACCAAGCCATCTTCGTCGACGGTTCGACGGTGGACGTGATGTGGGACGTGCACGGTGGTGGTTCTGCGACTCCTCCCGCTGCTCTGAATTCCTGCGCGGTCGTGTTCGGATTCCGACGCGGTCGCATCCGGATTCCGGCGTGGTCGCGTACTCGCATTTGAATTCCGGCGCAATCGTGTCCGGAATCCGTCGTGATCGTCGCATGCCAACACGACCGCGATCGCATCAGATCGCGGTTGGAATCGAGGGGCGGCCTGGCGGGTAGCTGTGGCCGGCGGCCGGCGACCGGGAGGGTGGCTGGCGGCCGAGCGGGTGGCCAGCCGAGACGAGGCGCGGCGAGGCACGGTGACAAGGTGCGATGACGAGGCGACGAGCGTGCAACGAGAGaacgaagaagaaaaagaaaatagaaagaggaaatgttgtattaaaaaaattaaaataatatgacATGGCAATTGGTCTGTAGTAATCCGCAGGATAAAATCCATAGCATAACAATTCTCTCTCTATctatatctctctctctctctatatatatatatatatatatatatatatatatataaaatatattagttGGCTAACACACAGTCGTCTCACTTTCAAGCGAGTTGGCAATTCATAAAAATAATTCAAAGATACATAAAACCTCTGAATTAAAGTCTAACTTTATTAGCAGTATAAGATAGATCTATATCTTAATTCTTAAGTGCTGCAacgttcttcttttcttttttctttaaaaaataataataataaataaatacatcaaTCTCTATCATTGTCTCTTTCAATGCAATGCGAAAGGTGAGCCTGCAGGAAAAAAACATTGTCGATGCTGGCAACGAAGGATTTGGCATTTTCAGAAGACAAAGTGAGAACAGCCAACTTGCTCTTTTGACTTGGAAGGCCAAGGCATGTACTAAGTGGACACtcggcaataacaccaaggataTGATAATTAATAATATGCTTTAATTGGAATTATAGacattgattaattgatttggcaGAAAAAGACATTTGGATGAATTATTTCACAGAAGGAAGCTTCCCTCCCattgactgatcgatccatcATCGATCTTAAAGGTCAAAATAGTTGGAGAAGATCTAGAAACAATCAACGTGTCTCTCCCTCAGTCAATCATAAAAAATAAAGTCGATAATATTGATAATACCAACCATGTAtccatttttataaaataataaataattatttatattatacTACTCAACAACTCCAATAAATTTGCTCTATTTTTTTGTCGACAGATTTAATTCAATATTGGtgaatatttttacaattttaataTGGATTTTCATTAAACAAGTTGACATAATTAAGAGTTTAATGTGGTCGTCTGTAGTAATGTGCTGCCACATCACCAATCATCAAGCAAAACTACAAAAACATTTCCCCACGTGTGTTAACCAACAGCTGGTGCCATCAAATTACAATATTACCACCTTGGCTTGGTACCTTACTAAAGGAAAATTTTCAATATTGCCATCTATAATTTGTATCATTTAACGTATTTTTTGTTTCTACTTGATATAATCCGTCTAGCAAATATATACGAGATGGTACAAATTATCAACCACCTAGAACAATTTGTCTCCGATGACAAGTCGAGTATAATTCTGGGTAACGTAAGTTTGCAGCGTCGATATTTCGTCGTTGGAGGAAAGCAAAGTCCCGACGTTTTTTGCCGACGGCGGCGGTGAGTGAACTCTTGGAGTCAAACGCGGCGGCGACGAAGGTCGAGAGGCCCCCACGCAGACGACAAATTCCAGGCCCAAAACCTAACAGATGAGCGTTCGCTCGTGGACGGTCTCGTCACCTCTCCACTTCCTCGAACTCATCAGTTCGCGTGTCACTCCCCTAATTCCTCGTCTCTATAACGTGCGTACCCAAACCAAACTCGACCACCGCCTCTCACTATGCGCTTCCTCCTTCTCTTACTGTGCCTCGCCGCGGCTGGCGAAGCAACTCCAGCAGAGGAGCGGCAAATCCTCCTCCATTTGAAATCGACCTTCAAGACAGCAAACGCGACCGCCTTCCAATCATGGACCGCAAACAACCCACATTGCGGCGGCTTCGCCGGTGTCACGTGTGATTCTGGTGGCTCTGTTTCAGAAATTGATCTCACCGGCATCGGAATCTCCGGAGAAATCCGTTTTGATATTATTTGCCGGCTTCCTTCGCTCACTGCCCTCTCCCTGGTGTCTAATGACCTCTCCGGTAACATCTCCGATGatcttcacaggtgcagcagaCTCCGCCGGTTTGACCTCGCCTTCAACTCTCTCAGAGGTGTAGTTCCCGAAATGACCACTCTAGTCGAGCTTCAGATCCTCAACTTTTCTAGTAATTATTTCACCGGTGCCTTCCCGTGGAGCTCCCTCGCGGGGCTGACTGAGTTGGAGGTACTCAGCGTCGGAGATAACTCTTTCGATCCTAATCCTTTCCCTGATGTGGTGCTGAATTTGACCAAACTCAATCGGCTTTACCTCTCTAATTGTAACATCCATGGACAAATTCCGCCGGCGATCGGTAACCTGACAAAGCTCATTGACCTCGAGATAGCCGACAGCTTCCTCACTGGCGTGATCCCCCCGGAGATCTCCAAGCTCTCCAATCTATGGCAACTCGAGCTTTACAACAATTCGCTCACCGGGCGTATCCCGACTGGGTTCGGGAACCTCACAAAGTTGGCCTTCTTCGATGCGTCGATGAACAATTTGGAGGGCGACCTATCGGAGCTCCGGAACTTGACGAACCTCGTCTCTCTACAGCTGTTCGATAACAACCTCTCCGGCGAGGTACCGCCGGAATTTGGGGACTTCCGATTCCTCACCAATCTCTCGTTGTACGTGAACAGGTTCATCGGGAAGTTGCCGGCAAAGCTTGGAAGTTGGACTGAGTTCAACTTCATCGACGTGTCGACTAACTCATTTACAGGGCCAATCCCGCCGGATATGTGCCGGAAAGGGACCATGAAGAAGCTTCTGATGCTGGAGAACAAGTTCACCGGGGAGATCCCCGCCAGTTACGCTAATTGCTCTTCTCTGCTTCGGTTCAGGGTCAGTAACAACTCGCTCTCCGGTGAAGTTCCCTCAGGTCTCTGGAGCTTGCCAAACTTGAACATTATCGATCTCGCCGTCAACCAATTTGAAGGTTCGATTGGCGCCGGGATCGGCGCTGCCAAGTCCCTAAACCAGATCTTTATTTCCGACAACCGGTTCTCGGGTCAGATTCCTCCAGAGATCGGAGACGCGGCGTCGATCGTCCAGATAGATCTGCATAACAACCAATTCTCAGGCACGATCCCGTCGAGCGTCGGAGGTCTACGAAACCTTGCGAGTCTTAATCTGCAGAGCAACGGCTTCTCCGGCCAGATCCCTAATGAGATCGGCTCGTGCGCAGCGTTAAGCACCATGAACCTCGCCGAGAACAGCCTTTCCGGGCCTATCCCAGCAAGCCTCGGCCAGCTGACGAACCTCAACTCGTTGAATTTGTCGGGCAACAAGCTCTCCGGCTTGATTCCGGGGAGCATCTCCGCGTTGAAGCTTTCCTCCCTTGATCTCTCCAACAACAGTCTCACCGGAGCCATCCCGTCGAGTTTCGCTATTTCGGCCTACAGTGGCAGTTTCGCCGGAAACCCCGGCCTCTGCGTCTACGGTATCAACGCCGACAAACTCAGCTCTGTCCGGCGATGCTCAGCCTTGAAGAGGGGCTTTACCGGTGAGTTGCGTACCATCCTCACCTGCATTCTCTCCGTCGCAGCTGTCTTCCTCGCCGCTCTCGGTCTCCATATCGTGCTAAAGAAGCGCCGCCACGACTCAAGTGGCGGTGCCAGCGACGGGGCATTTTTAAAAGACCCGTCATGGGACATGAAGTCGTTCCGGATCGTGACGTTCAACGAGCAGGAAATTGTAGAAGCAATCAAACCTGAGAATCTCATCGGGAAAGGGGGATCCGGCGAGGTGTATCAGGTGCATCTGGCGAACGGGGAAGTGATGGCAGTGAAACAGATATGGCGGAATCTGGCGGAGGCCGGAACCAAGGAGCGGAGCACGGCGGCGATGCTAGCGTCGACCCGGGGGCGAGGGAGGAGGGGGCGGAAGCGGACGGCGACTAGCGAGTTCGAGGCGGAGGTGGAGACGTTGAGCACCGTGCGCCACGTCAACGTGGTGAAGCTCTTCTGCAGCATCACGAGCGAGGAGTGGTGCCTGCTGGTATACGAGCACCTTCCCAACGGCAGCCTGTGGGATAAGCTTCACGGGTCGGCCGCGGCGTCGCCTGGGAAGGCGGAGGAGTTGAGTTGGGAGGAGAGGTACCAAGTGGCACTTGGGGCTGCGAGAGGTCTCGAGTATCTGCACCACGGGGGTGAACGCCCCATCCTTCACCGCGACGTCAAATCCAGTAACATCCTTCTCGATGAGTGCCTCATGCCCCGTATCGCCGACTTCGGCCTCGCCAAGATCCTGCACTCCGCCGCCGTCGCCGCCGCCGGAGGGGGCGCAGGCGAAGCTTCGTCTGCTCCTGTCATCGCCGGCACCCACGGCTACATCGCTCCAGGTCCAGTTCGCTCTGTTTCCTTAATCTAACATCTCAGAATCGCTCTTTTCAAATCCTATGATTAAAAAACATTCACCTTTTTCGTAATTAAGCTCGATCAATCATCCTGTTCATCTAAATTGTTCGATGGCCATCAGATTTTCATCGATTTATTTTTCTGTTCATTTCAATCGTTAATTGTCGCGGTTAAAAAATGCAGAGTACGCCTACACGTGGAAGGTGAACGAGAAGAGCGACGTGTACAGCTTCGGGGTGGTGCTGATGGAGCTGGTGACCGGACGGCGGCCGATCGAGGCGGAATACGGCGAGAGCAAAGACATCGTCCACTGGGTGTCGCAGCGGATGAGCAGCAGGGAGAGCCTGATGGCGGCGGTGGACAGCAGAATACAGCAGGAGTGGAGCAAGGAGGAGGCGATCAAGGTTCTGCGAGTGGCGCTGCTGTGCACTGCGAGGCTACCGGCGATGCGGCCGTCGATGAGGACGGTGGTACAGATGCTGGAGGAGGCCGTGAACGGTGGAACCATAAAATCATATGTCAACAAGAAACTGATGGAAGTCGATGAGTGAAACGCTGGAACTCACCTTGTTCCCTGTACAATATCATTTTGGATGCGGACGGCCATGGACGTTAACATCGAGCTCATCTCGTTCCTCACAATAATCATCGCGTTCTAAGCGATGGTGATTTGCTATTAGTCTGTGCATTTTTTTTCATAAGTGCCGATCAAATTGGAAGAGGACTTAAAAAACTACAAGTATTGAAATTGTTCCGATTTGAAATATGAGTCAGATGAAGATCGACGGAAATAACACAGGTGTTGACACACTTAGCATATATGTGCTTCGGAAGAATTAACCCCCCATATGGAACTTAAGGACAGTGGTGAAGAAATCGATGGTACTTAGGCTCTGTACACACTCAGACAAATACCCGGAGCGTTAAAAACCAGAAATCAAGAAAAAAGTCTCCGGCGCagactctccgacgctcaagttaagttcttttttcccagaagaatagtgtacgaaggaaaaaagaaCGGTAGAAAACGAGTGTGAATGAGCGCGTACGTACCTGGCTAAGGGAGAAGacctctctttttatatgacGTTGTGTACCTTCAGAGCCTACATGttatcagagaatgtcgggtgtcagggttTGTCGGGTGAGAGAAGATATACGATGACCTCCTATTGGTAGAAGGAAGGTTCTATTTGTAGGTGATAGTAGATCACTGGAATATTTCCTGACGTATGACATTTATTCTCTGATAGGAAGGTTACGATTCCTTGACATTGTTTGCTGCTTAGCGCTTTTCATCCCGCCCGATTTTAGCTATGGACAGTTCGGGATGACCGTTCAGAGGTACCACCtgacttgagtcttgatgaggaGGCTGAGCCGTGGTGACTCGTCCGGGCTTTATCTGTTATCTGAATCTGAGACTGTGGCGAGGgacccatccttcatgccttgatCGTTGCAGGGGCAGCCGGGAGTTGTTTTAGGTAAAGTACCCTGCCTATTCACACGAACTGAGATGGGGAAGTCCGATTAGTCGGGGATAGATTAGGAACTAATCCAAGGTGCCTCTTACGTCTCAGATCTGGAGACCTGTTCTGCCTGTGCCCATCAGGAATTATGTGACTGATGACATGAGACGGTCTAATTTCCTTTTTCTCCTAACTATTGATTATCACGTCCCTTTGACTTTTGATCGTCACGTTCCCTTGACTTTTGATTACCCTTAATTACTACATTCTTTTGACTTTTGACTTTTGACTTTTGACTTTTGATTACATGACCTTATCAAATCCCTCCTTTATCCACCGTACCAGGTACCATCATATTTCTTCGACACATATAAGTCTCAAATCTACAAGTCTAATAACATTTCACAATTTGATTCCTATAAAACCAGGATGGTATGCAAactctaatattattttttttcccgtcttaataatttcctattacCCGTATAGGTCGGCCGGATTGGATTAGTAAGAAAAGAGGAGGTTGGGTATATGGAACTAAGCCAAAGAAATTTAGCATGACTTACACTCAGATTCGGAATTAATAGAAGTTCAAGAGTTAAATTAGAATACGAAGGTGCTTGATGTCTATCGGGATATGATTTTACGTGTCTTaattagaatataaaataaataaataatataaaaatttaatttcacttACCTTGTTTACATCCCTATTTATTCCACTGAACTCTAACTCTAACTCGACGGGTCGTTTCTTCTATGCGCCAAATCACTAGATCACGATCGTAGACTGTTGGATTTTTCAAGACGTAAAAATTACATTTTATGCTACGGAAACTCCGAAATTCCCATGcaacggatccatgcgaagtttataaaacaaaaatttcgtgtacgagtttctctaacctagatctacactagatctacaaaggaaaaagaggttacccttgatgcgaagcccttcgctaaatcccgctcgtccaaggttcgtcggatctcgagagtattaaagtagatactcctctatgtgtatccacacaagcaagagatggagaagaaatcttgagtgtgctagcactccaagaagtctcgaccaaagaggaggagagggagagaagaaacctagagaggaagaagaagaaatgaatgagaatgaattctcaccttgtgtaactcccaagtggccgaccactttaggcttataaactcccatggaatatcaagagtcaagtctcttgatctcctccatgaggtggcatttggtcaagtcaaacttgaccaaatgaagaagccttgatgatgtggcattggtcaagtcaaagtcaagtcaaaacttgactcttcatcttcctacttaagtcaagtcaaacttgatcacttctttcccttggttgatctaatctaaccattggttcaagtcaattttaatttaatgaatctctatttattgaattaaattgacttaaggagtctaagtccaaattagactcatctaacatatgaaccaaattgagtccaactcaattagtctaatttggattactcttaatccaatttggttcatcacatgaatctaatcctttaggttcatcaaatgaacctaatctccatctaattgccctttgtgtgtgaccctataggttcttataacgttggcaatgctcctaaacccatttagaagcataagtaatgagcggtatctagcaacacatcattactacccaagttataagaatgttgagatccaacatcaccttgtgactactaattgtgactcttcacaatatatgacaagtgtcattctatccttgacatctagattgatcaatatgagacatagaccgtgtcatcctctaatcaatctaaatcttgaatcccaagtagactcactcaatcaaatgagctcaacatctcatattgacttatttggacacggtcatgcactttgtggtctcactctatcaagaatatcgatgtcactcccgtcatataggagggatagatctcatctacatcactcacatccctccgcataatttgttacatacccagtaatcgcctttatagtccacccagttacgggtgatgtttgacgaagtcaatacgtaactccttatgtagggaaccatggtgacttcaggtccaagaattagtagtcatactaatagtcatatgagaaagtatatgacactcatataacgatccatgatactttctcatggcaggtcattcagtatacattctctaatgcatacccatgtgttaacttgatatctccatatccatgacttgtgagatcaaggcatcgagttgacctacatgctagtctcgtcgtattaacattgtcactgaatgttaatacttgactaggaatgattaagagtagtgttccctatatcatctcactatcgattctaccaatcgattgatataggtaagaaccttctactcaaggacgctattatacttagttatttggcaccaatacaagtaagtataataactaaaaacgaatgtctttatttatatacaagaatatgatacaacgagtccatgcaacaatcatcaaatgattggctctagggctctacctaacaatctcccactagcactagtgccaatcagtgtaggctctaaggcctaatgacctagtgtgaccatcatgctttctctgtgccaaagtcttggtcaagggatctgcgatgttagcctctgtgggtactctgcaaatcttcacatctcctctctcgataatctctcgaatgagatggaagcgtcgtagtatgtgtttggtccgctggtgtgagcgaggttccttagcctgtgctattgctccattgttgtcacaatagagctctatgggatcagcaatgctaggaaccaccccaacctcggtaatgaacttgtggatccaaccTTTCACGCTCGACGAAGAATATACTACTTtgttgtagaatcaccatcgtgtcccgctcaactcttccagccacaacaccaccatttatgcaaaatacgaaccccgatcgCAATCGATAATCATCCCGATCGTTGAAGCTAGCATCATCAGAACCCTTTACATAGCTCATCATcgctccatatatcaagaaatattctttagtctttctcaagtacttaagaatattcttgactgctatccatgactttcacctggatcgactagtatctgctcatcatgctcaaagcatacgagacatcgggcgagtacatagcatggcgtacatgatagatcctatggtcgaggcataagggatctgatccagtccctctcctctctagaagagggaccttgagtcttcgaagactcacgccatgtgacatcggtaaatcccttcttggagttcatggcaaaccgtagaatacctttgtcaatatatgtactctgacttaggccaagcaaccttttagatctatctctatagatctgtatgcctagaatgcgggatgcttcacctaagtccttcattgagaaacaagtccctagccaagtcttgacagactgtagcaaagggatgtctttccaaatgaatagtatgtcatccacatacaatataaggaagataactgtgttccctacaaccttcttgtagacacaaggttcattttcattcttgatgaaaccaaactgtttgattgcatcatcgaatcgaagattccagctccgagaagcttgctttagtccataaatggacctatgcagcttgcatactctgccagtatgttgtggatctacaaaaccatcaggttgtgtcatgtacacatcctcgagcaggtttccattcagaaatacggttttgacatccatctgccagatctcataatcatggtacgctgcaatagcaagcatgatccgaatagatttaaacatcgctattggagaaaaggtttcatcatagtcaataccatgaatttgcttgaaacctttagctaccaagcgacccttataaataagtccatccatgtcagtctttctcttaaaaactcacttacacccaatgagtttgatccctttaagtggatcaaccaaagtccatacttggttagtgtacatggattccatctcggatctcatggcctctagctatttctcggaatctggtctcatcacagcttcctgataggaggtaagctcatcctcaatgagcacaacgtcatcatggtcagacaagagaaatgaatatctctcaggctgacgacgcaccctatcagacctgcgaagaggtaggtctacttgaactggttgttgttcctcaactccttgtggaacaacatcatccacaacactttgtggttccagttcaacttccatcgaggcttcagtgttatggtccatatcttgagcttcttcaagatcgaacgtactcccactagtctttctagaaacaaaatccctttctaaaaataccccagtcttagtcacaactatcttgtgttgactgggaatgtagaagtaatatcccttcgtttccttgggatatccaatgaaatagcacttgtcagatttgagtcccagtttgtc is from Zingiber officinale cultivar Zhangliang chromosome 7B, Zo_v1.1, whole genome shotgun sequence and encodes:
- the LOC122005509 gene encoding receptor-like protein kinase 7; this encodes MRFLLLLLCLAAAGEATPAEERQILLHLKSTFKTANATAFQSWTANNPHCGGFAGVTCDSGGSVSEIDLTGIGISGEIRFDIICRLPSLTALSLVSNDLSGNISDDLHRCSRLRRFDLAFNSLRGVVPEMTTLVELQILNFSSNYFTGAFPWSSLAGLTELEVLSVGDNSFDPNPFPDVVLNLTKLNRLYLSNCNIHGQIPPAIGNLTKLIDLEIADSFLTGVIPPEISKLSNLWQLELYNNSLTGRIPTGFGNLTKLAFFDASMNNLEGDLSELRNLTNLVSLQLFDNNLSGEVPPEFGDFRFLTNLSLYVNRFIGKLPAKLGSWTEFNFIDVSTNSFTGPIPPDMCRKGTMKKLLMLENKFTGEIPASYANCSSLLRFRVSNNSLSGEVPSGLWSLPNLNIIDLAVNQFEGSIGAGIGAAKSLNQIFISDNRFSGQIPPEIGDAASIVQIDLHNNQFSGTIPSSVGGLRNLASLNLQSNGFSGQIPNEIGSCAALSTMNLAENSLSGPIPASLGQLTNLNSLNLSGNKLSGLIPGSISALKLSSLDLSNNSLTGAIPSSFAISAYSGSFAGNPGLCVYGINADKLSSVRRCSALKRGFTGELRTILTCILSVAAVFLAALGLHIVLKKRRHDSSGGASDGAFLKDPSWDMKSFRIVTFNEQEIVEAIKPENLIGKGGSGEVYQVHLANGEVMAVKQIWRNLAEAGTKERSTAAMLASTRGRGRRGRKRTATSEFEAEVETLSTVRHVNVVKLFCSITSEEWCLLVYEHLPNGSLWDKLHGSAAASPGKAEELSWEERYQVALGAARGLEYLHHGGERPILHRDVKSSNILLDECLMPRIADFGLAKILHSAAVAAAGGGAGEASSAPVIAGTHGYIAPEYAYTWKVNEKSDVYSFGVVLMELVTGRRPIEAEYGESKDIVHWVSQRMSSRESLMAAVDSRIQQEWSKEEAIKVLRVALLCTARLPAMRPSMRTVVQMLEEAVNGGTIKSYVNKKLMEVDE